A DNA window from Elephas maximus indicus isolate mEleMax1 chromosome 17, mEleMax1 primary haplotype, whole genome shotgun sequence contains the following coding sequences:
- the HTRA2 gene encoding serine protease HTRA2, mitochondrial isoform X1 produces MAALRAGRGAGWSLRGLRALGGIRCGKGSLLTPDLRALLTSGTPDPRARVTYGTSNLRARLSAGVPEPPACLTSGTPDSRARLTAEIPDPQTREASGTPGTRPRVWLAVALGAGGAVLLLWGGGRGPPAVLAAVSDPPPTSPRSQYNFIADVVEKTAPAVVYIEILGRHPFSSREVPISNGSGFVVAADGLIVTNAHVVADRRHVRVRLPSGDTYEAMVTAVDPVADIATLRIQTEEPLPTLPLGRSADVRQGEFVVAMGSPFALQNTITSGIVSSAQRPARDLGLPQTNVEYIQTDAAIDFGNSGGPLVNLGPVSLQDGEVIGVNTMKVTAGISFAIPSDRLREFLRRGEKKNSLFGVSGSQRRYIGVMMLTLTPSILAELQLREPNFPDVQHGVLIHKVILGSPAHRAGLRPGDVILAIGEQLVQNAEDVYEAVRTQSQLAVRIRRGPETLTLYVTPEVTE; encoded by the exons ATGGCTGCGCTGAGGGCGGGGCGGGGTGCAGGCTGGAGCCTCCGAGGATTGCGGGCTTTGGGGGGAATTCGCTGTGGAAAAGGATCCCTGTTGACCCCTGACCTCCGTGCCTTGCTGACGTCAGGAACTCCTGACCCCCGGGCCCGGGTGACGTATGGGACCTCGAATCTCCGGGCCCGGTTATCTGCAGGGGTCCCTGAACCCCCGGCATGTCTGACGTCGGGGACCCCGGATTCCCGGGCACGGCTGACCGCGGAGATCCCGGATCCCCAAACCCGGGAGGCCTCAGGGACCCCTGGGACCCGTCCGCGTGTGTGGCTGGCGGTGGCGCTGGGCGCCGGGGGGGCTGTGCTGTTGTTGTGGGGCGGGGGTCGGGGTCCTCCGGCGGTCCTCGCCGCGGTCTCTGACCCGCCGCCCACCTCTCCCCGGAGCCAGTACAACTTCATCGCAGACGTGGTGGAGAAAACGGCACCTGCCGTAGTCTATATCGAGATCCTGGGCCG GCACCCTTTCTCAAGCCGCGAGGTCCCTATCTCAAATGGCTCAGGATTCGTGGTGGCTGCCGATGGGCTCATCGTTACCAATGCCCATGTGGTGGCAGATCGGCGCCATGTCCGCGTGAGGCTGCCCAGTGGCGACACCTATGAGGCCATGGTCACAGCTGTGGATCCCGTGGCAGACATTGCTACCCTTAGGATTCAGACCGAG GAGCCTCTCCCCACGCTGCCGCTGGGACGCTCAGCCGATGTTCGGCAAGGGGAGTTTGTTGTTGCCATGGGAAGTCCCTTTGCGCTGCAGAACACCATCACATCCGGCATTGTCAGCTCTGCTCAGCGCCCAGCCAGAGACCTGGGATTGCCCCAAACCAATGTGGAATACATCCAGACTGATGCAGCTATTGAT TTTGGAAACTCTGGAGGTCCTCTGGTTAACCTG GGGCCTGTGTCCCTGCAGGATGGGGAGGTGATCGGGGTGAACACCATGAAAGTCACGGCTGGAATCTCCTTTGCCATCCCTTCTGATCGCCTTCGAGAGTTTCTGCGTCGTGGGGAAAAGAAGA ATTCCTTGTTTGGAGTCAGTGGGTCCCAGCGCCGCTACATTGGGGTGATGATGCTGACTCTGACTCCCAG CATCCTTGCTGAACTGCAGCTTCGAGAACCAAACTTTCCAGATGTTCAGCATGGTGTGCTCATCCATAAAGTCATCCTGGGCTCCCCTGCTCACCG GGCTGGCCTACGGCCGGGTGATGTGATCTTGGCCATCGGGGAGCAGCTGGTACAAAATGCTGAAGATGTCTATGAAGCTGTGCGAACCCAATCCCAGCTGGCAGTGCGGATCCGGCGGGGACCAGAAACACTGACCTTATATGTGACCCCTGAAGTTACAGAATGA
- the AUP1 gene encoding lipid droplet-regulating VLDL assembly factor AUP1 isoform X3, translating into MPKDCLPRSPCGGARRWRRPWPGTAKAAAMEPPPAPGPERLFDSHRLPSDGFLLLALLLYAPVGFCLLVLRLFLGLHVFLVSCALPDSILRRFVVRTMCAVLGLVARQDDSRLRDHRVRVLISNHVTPFDHNIVNLLTNCSTPLLNSSPSFVCWSRGFMEMEGRGELVESLKRFCASRRLPPTPLLLFPEEEATNGREGLLHFSSWPFSIQDVIQPLTLRVRRPLVSVTVSDASWVSELLWSLFVPFTVYQVRWLQPVHRQLGEGNEEFALRVQQLMAKELGQRGTRLTPADKAEHMKRQRHPRLRPSSAQSSFSSSPGLSPDVQLATLAQRVKEVLPHVPLGVIQRDLARTGCVDLTITNLLEGAVAFMPEDITEGTQSLPPASSPK; encoded by the exons ATGCCCAAGGACTGCCTTCCCAGGAGCCCCTGCGGCGGGGCGCGAAGATGGCGGCGACCGTGGCCGGGCACCGCTAAAGCAGCAGCGATGGAACCTCCTCCAGCACCGGGGCCGGAGCGGCTCTTTGACTCGCACCG GCTCCCGAGTGACGGCTTCCTGCTCCTCGCGCTGCTGCTCTACGCGCCCGTCGGGTTCTGCCTCCTAGTCCTGCGCCTGTTTCTCGGGCTCCACGTCTTCCTGGTCAGCTGCGCGCTGCCAGACAGCATCCTTCGCAG GTTCGTGGTGCGGACCATGTGTGCGGTGCTGGGGCTCGTGGCCCGGCAGGACGACTCCAGACTCCGAGATCACCGCGTCAGAGTCCTCATTTCCAACCACGTGACACCTTTCGACCACAACATAGTCAATTTACTTACCAACTGTAGCACG CCTCTGCTCAACAGTTCTCCTAGCTTTGTGTGCTGGTCTCGGGGCTTCATGGAGATGGAAGGACGCGGGGAGTTGGTGGAGTCACTCAAGAGATTCTGTGCTTCCAGGAGGCTTCCCCCAACCCCTCTGCTGCTGTTCCCTGAGGAGGAAGCCACCAATGGCCGAGAGGGTCTCCTGCACTTCAG TTCCTGGCCATTTTCTATCCAGGATGTCATACAGCCTCTTACCTTGCGAGTTCGGAGACCCCTGGTCTCTGTG ACGGTGTCAGATGCCTCCTGGGTCTCAGAACTGCTGTGGTCACTTTTCGTCCCTTTCACGGTGTACCAAGTAAG GTGGCTCCAGCCTGTTCATCGCCAGCTTGGGGAGGGGAATGAGGAATTTGCTCTCCGGGTACAACAG TTAATGGCCAAGGAATTGGGCCAGAGAGGTACACGGCTCACTCCAGCAGACAAAGCAGAGCACATGAAGCGACAAAGACACCCCAGATTACGTCCCTCATCAG CCcagtcttctttttcttcctctcctggccTTTCTCCTGATGTGCAGTTGGCAACTCTGGCTCAGAGAGTCAAGGAGGTTTTGCCCCATGTGCCACTGGGTGTCATCCAAAGAGACTTGG CCAGGACCGGCTGTGTAGACTTGACCATCACTAATCTCCTTGAGGGGGCTGTAGCCTTCATGCCTGAAGACATCACTGAAGGGACTCAGTCCCTTCCCCCTGCCTCTTCCCCCAAG TAG
- the AUP1 gene encoding lipid droplet-regulating VLDL assembly factor AUP1 isoform X2, translating into MPKDCLPRSPCGGARRWRRPWPGTAKAAAMEPPPAPGPERLFDSHRLPSDGFLLLALLLYAPVGFCLLVLRLFLGLHVFLVSCALPDSILRRFVVRTMCAVLGLVARQDDSRLRDHRVRVLISNHVTPFDHNIVNLLTNCSTPLLNSSPSFVCWSRGFMEMEGRGELVESLKRFCASRRLPPTPLLLFPEEEATNGREGLLHFSSWPFSIQDVIQPLTLRVRRPLVSVTVSDASWVSELLWSLFVPFTVYQVRWLQPVHRQLGEGNEEFALRVQQLMAKELGQRGTRLTPADKAEHMKRQRHPRLRPSSAQSSFSSSPGLSPDVQLATLAQRVKEVLPHVPLGVIQRDLARTGCVDLTITNLLEGAVAFMPEDITEGTQSLPPASSPKALDACLMMMTSQAF; encoded by the exons ATGCCCAAGGACTGCCTTCCCAGGAGCCCCTGCGGCGGGGCGCGAAGATGGCGGCGACCGTGGCCGGGCACCGCTAAAGCAGCAGCGATGGAACCTCCTCCAGCACCGGGGCCGGAGCGGCTCTTTGACTCGCACCG GCTCCCGAGTGACGGCTTCCTGCTCCTCGCGCTGCTGCTCTACGCGCCCGTCGGGTTCTGCCTCCTAGTCCTGCGCCTGTTTCTCGGGCTCCACGTCTTCCTGGTCAGCTGCGCGCTGCCAGACAGCATCCTTCGCAG GTTCGTGGTGCGGACCATGTGTGCGGTGCTGGGGCTCGTGGCCCGGCAGGACGACTCCAGACTCCGAGATCACCGCGTCAGAGTCCTCATTTCCAACCACGTGACACCTTTCGACCACAACATAGTCAATTTACTTACCAACTGTAGCACG CCTCTGCTCAACAGTTCTCCTAGCTTTGTGTGCTGGTCTCGGGGCTTCATGGAGATGGAAGGACGCGGGGAGTTGGTGGAGTCACTCAAGAGATTCTGTGCTTCCAGGAGGCTTCCCCCAACCCCTCTGCTGCTGTTCCCTGAGGAGGAAGCCACCAATGGCCGAGAGGGTCTCCTGCACTTCAG TTCCTGGCCATTTTCTATCCAGGATGTCATACAGCCTCTTACCTTGCGAGTTCGGAGACCCCTGGTCTCTGTG ACGGTGTCAGATGCCTCCTGGGTCTCAGAACTGCTGTGGTCACTTTTCGTCCCTTTCACGGTGTACCAAGTAAG GTGGCTCCAGCCTGTTCATCGCCAGCTTGGGGAGGGGAATGAGGAATTTGCTCTCCGGGTACAACAG TTAATGGCCAAGGAATTGGGCCAGAGAGGTACACGGCTCACTCCAGCAGACAAAGCAGAGCACATGAAGCGACAAAGACACCCCAGATTACGTCCCTCATCAG CCcagtcttctttttcttcctctcctggccTTTCTCCTGATGTGCAGTTGGCAACTCTGGCTCAGAGAGTCAAGGAGGTTTTGCCCCATGTGCCACTGGGTGTCATCCAAAGAGACTTGG CCAGGACCGGCTGTGTAGACTTGACCATCACTAATCTCCTTGAGGGGGCTGTAGCCTTCATGCCTGAAGACATCACTGAAGGGACTCAGTCCCTTCCCCCTGCCTCTTCCCCCAAG GCACTCGATGCGTGTTTAATGATGATGACTTCGCAAGCCTTCTGA
- the HTRA2 gene encoding serine protease HTRA2, mitochondrial isoform X2 has translation MAALRAGRGAGWSLRGLRALGGIRCGKGSLLTPDLRALLTSGTPDPRARVTYGTSNLRARLSAGVPEPPACLTSGTPDSRARLTAEIPDPQTREASGTPGTRPRVWLAVALGAGGAVLLLWGGGRGPPAVLAAVSDPPPTSPRSQYNFIADVVEKTAPAVVYIEILGRHPFSSREVPISNGSGFVVAADGLIVTNAHVVADRRHVRVRLPSGDTYEAMVTAVDPVADIATLRIQTEEPLPTLPLGRSADVRQGEFVVAMGSPFALQNTITSGIVSSAQRPARDLGLPQTNVEYIQTDAAIDFGNSGGPLVNLDGEVIGVNTMKVTAGISFAIPSDRLREFLRRGEKKNSLFGVSGSQRRYIGVMMLTLTPSILAELQLREPNFPDVQHGVLIHKVILGSPAHRAGLRPGDVILAIGEQLVQNAEDVYEAVRTQSQLAVRIRRGPETLTLYVTPEVTE, from the exons ATGGCTGCGCTGAGGGCGGGGCGGGGTGCAGGCTGGAGCCTCCGAGGATTGCGGGCTTTGGGGGGAATTCGCTGTGGAAAAGGATCCCTGTTGACCCCTGACCTCCGTGCCTTGCTGACGTCAGGAACTCCTGACCCCCGGGCCCGGGTGACGTATGGGACCTCGAATCTCCGGGCCCGGTTATCTGCAGGGGTCCCTGAACCCCCGGCATGTCTGACGTCGGGGACCCCGGATTCCCGGGCACGGCTGACCGCGGAGATCCCGGATCCCCAAACCCGGGAGGCCTCAGGGACCCCTGGGACCCGTCCGCGTGTGTGGCTGGCGGTGGCGCTGGGCGCCGGGGGGGCTGTGCTGTTGTTGTGGGGCGGGGGTCGGGGTCCTCCGGCGGTCCTCGCCGCGGTCTCTGACCCGCCGCCCACCTCTCCCCGGAGCCAGTACAACTTCATCGCAGACGTGGTGGAGAAAACGGCACCTGCCGTAGTCTATATCGAGATCCTGGGCCG GCACCCTTTCTCAAGCCGCGAGGTCCCTATCTCAAATGGCTCAGGATTCGTGGTGGCTGCCGATGGGCTCATCGTTACCAATGCCCATGTGGTGGCAGATCGGCGCCATGTCCGCGTGAGGCTGCCCAGTGGCGACACCTATGAGGCCATGGTCACAGCTGTGGATCCCGTGGCAGACATTGCTACCCTTAGGATTCAGACCGAG GAGCCTCTCCCCACGCTGCCGCTGGGACGCTCAGCCGATGTTCGGCAAGGGGAGTTTGTTGTTGCCATGGGAAGTCCCTTTGCGCTGCAGAACACCATCACATCCGGCATTGTCAGCTCTGCTCAGCGCCCAGCCAGAGACCTGGGATTGCCCCAAACCAATGTGGAATACATCCAGACTGATGCAGCTATTGAT TTTGGAAACTCTGGAGGTCCTCTGGTTAACCTG GATGGGGAGGTGATCGGGGTGAACACCATGAAAGTCACGGCTGGAATCTCCTTTGCCATCCCTTCTGATCGCCTTCGAGAGTTTCTGCGTCGTGGGGAAAAGAAGA ATTCCTTGTTTGGAGTCAGTGGGTCCCAGCGCCGCTACATTGGGGTGATGATGCTGACTCTGACTCCCAG CATCCTTGCTGAACTGCAGCTTCGAGAACCAAACTTTCCAGATGTTCAGCATGGTGTGCTCATCCATAAAGTCATCCTGGGCTCCCCTGCTCACCG GGCTGGCCTACGGCCGGGTGATGTGATCTTGGCCATCGGGGAGCAGCTGGTACAAAATGCTGAAGATGTCTATGAAGCTGTGCGAACCCAATCCCAGCTGGCAGTGCGGATCCGGCGGGGACCAGAAACACTGACCTTATATGTGACCCCTGAAGTTACAGAATGA
- the AUP1 gene encoding lipid droplet-regulating VLDL assembly factor AUP1 isoform X1, which produces MPKDCLPRSPCGGARRWRRPWPGTAKAAAMEPPPAPGPERLFDSHRLPSDGFLLLALLLYAPVGFCLLVLRLFLGLHVFLVSCALPDSILRRFVVRTMCAVLGLVARQDDSRLRDHRVRVLISNHVTPFDHNIVNLLTNCSTPLLNSSPSFVCWSRGFMEMEGRGELVESLKRFCASRRLPPTPLLLFPEEEATNGREGLLHFSSWPFSIQDVIQPLTLRVRRPLVSVTVSDASWVSELLWSLFVPFTVYQVRWLQPVHRQLGEGNEEFALRVQQLMAKELGQRGTRLTPADKAEHMKRQRHPRLRPSSAQSSFSSSPGLSPDVQLATLAQRVKEVLPHVPLGVIQRDLARTGCVDLTITNLLEGAVAFMPEDITEGTQSLPPASSPKFPSSGPVTPQPTALTFAKSSWARQESLQERKQALYEYARRRFTERQAQEAD; this is translated from the exons ATGCCCAAGGACTGCCTTCCCAGGAGCCCCTGCGGCGGGGCGCGAAGATGGCGGCGACCGTGGCCGGGCACCGCTAAAGCAGCAGCGATGGAACCTCCTCCAGCACCGGGGCCGGAGCGGCTCTTTGACTCGCACCG GCTCCCGAGTGACGGCTTCCTGCTCCTCGCGCTGCTGCTCTACGCGCCCGTCGGGTTCTGCCTCCTAGTCCTGCGCCTGTTTCTCGGGCTCCACGTCTTCCTGGTCAGCTGCGCGCTGCCAGACAGCATCCTTCGCAG GTTCGTGGTGCGGACCATGTGTGCGGTGCTGGGGCTCGTGGCCCGGCAGGACGACTCCAGACTCCGAGATCACCGCGTCAGAGTCCTCATTTCCAACCACGTGACACCTTTCGACCACAACATAGTCAATTTACTTACCAACTGTAGCACG CCTCTGCTCAACAGTTCTCCTAGCTTTGTGTGCTGGTCTCGGGGCTTCATGGAGATGGAAGGACGCGGGGAGTTGGTGGAGTCACTCAAGAGATTCTGTGCTTCCAGGAGGCTTCCCCCAACCCCTCTGCTGCTGTTCCCTGAGGAGGAAGCCACCAATGGCCGAGAGGGTCTCCTGCACTTCAG TTCCTGGCCATTTTCTATCCAGGATGTCATACAGCCTCTTACCTTGCGAGTTCGGAGACCCCTGGTCTCTGTG ACGGTGTCAGATGCCTCCTGGGTCTCAGAACTGCTGTGGTCACTTTTCGTCCCTTTCACGGTGTACCAAGTAAG GTGGCTCCAGCCTGTTCATCGCCAGCTTGGGGAGGGGAATGAGGAATTTGCTCTCCGGGTACAACAG TTAATGGCCAAGGAATTGGGCCAGAGAGGTACACGGCTCACTCCAGCAGACAAAGCAGAGCACATGAAGCGACAAAGACACCCCAGATTACGTCCCTCATCAG CCcagtcttctttttcttcctctcctggccTTTCTCCTGATGTGCAGTTGGCAACTCTGGCTCAGAGAGTCAAGGAGGTTTTGCCCCATGTGCCACTGGGTGTCATCCAAAGAGACTTGG CCAGGACCGGCTGTGTAGACTTGACCATCACTAATCTCCTTGAGGGGGCTGTAGCCTTCATGCCTGAAGACATCACTGAAGGGACTCAGTCCCTTCCCCCTGCCTCTTCCCCCAAG TTCCCCAGCTCTGGCCCGGTGACCCCTCAGCCCACAGCCCTAACATTTGCCAAGTCCTCCTGGGCCCGGCAGGAGAGCCTGCAGGAGCGCAAGCAGGCACTTTACGAATACGCGAGAAG GAGATTCACAGAGAGACAGGCCCAGGAGGCTGACTGA
- the LOXL3 gene encoding lysyl oxidase homolog 3 isoform X4 gives MESCLHLFPSLRLLAQRQQHFFGLHGVACVGTEAHLSLCSLEFYRANDTIRCPGGAPAVVSCVSGPLYAASSGQKKQQQWKPQAEVLVRLKGGSHPGEGRVEVLKAGTWGTVCDRKWDLLAASVVCRELGFGSAQEALSGARMGQGMGAIHLSEVRCSGQEPSIWNCPHKNITAEDCSHSRDAGVRCNLPYTGVETKIRLSGGRSRYEGRVEVQIGGPGALRWGLICGDDWGTLEAMVACRQLGLGYASHGLQETWYWDSGNITELVMSGVRCTGTELSLDQCAHHSPHITCKRTGTRFTAGVICSETASDLLLHSALVQETAYIEDRPLHMLYCAAEENCLASSARSANWPYGHRRLLRFSSQIHNLGRADFRPKAGRHSWVWHECHGHYHSMDIFTHYDILTPNGTKVAEGHKASFCLEDTECYEDVAKRYECANFGEQGITVGCWDLYRHDIDCQWIDITDVKPGNYILQVVINPNFEVAESDFTNNAMKCNCKYDGHRIWVHNCHIGDAFSEEANKRFERYPGQTNNQII, from the exons ATGGAATCCTGCctgcatctcttccccagtttaCG GCTGCTGGCCCAGCGGCAGCAACACTTCTTTGGTCTGCACGGGGTGGCGTGTGTGGGCACAGAGGCCCACCTCTCCCTCTGCTCCCTGGAGTTCTATCGTGCCAATGACACGATCAGGTGCCCTGGAGGGGCCCCTGCGGTGGTGAGCTGTGTGTCAGGCCCTCTCTACGCTGCTTCCAGTGGCCAGAAGAAGCAACAACAGTGGAAACCTCAGGCGGAG GTCCTTGTGCGTCTAAAGGGTGGATCCCACCCTGGAGAGGGCCGGGTGGAAGTCTTGAAGGCTGGCACGTGGGGCACAGTCTGTGACCGCAAGTGGGATCTCCTGGCAGCCAGCGTGGTGTGTCGGGAGCTGGGCTTCGGGAGCGCTCAAGAGGCTCTGAGTGGTGCCCGCATGGGGCAGG GCATGGGTGCCATCCACTTGAGTGAAGTGCGATGCTCTGGACAGGAACCTTCCATCTGGAATTGCCCCCACAAGAACATCACAGCTGAGGACTGCTCCCATAGCCGGGATGCTGGGGTCCGATGCAACCTGCCGTACACTGGGGTGGAGACCAAG ATCCGACTCAGTGGGGGCCGCAGTCGATATGAGGGGCGAGTTGAGGTGCAAATTGGAGGACCTGGGGCCCTTCGCTGGGGTCTCATCTGTGGGGATGACTGGGGGACACTGGAAGCCATGGTGGCCTGTAGACAACTCGGCCTGGGCTACGCCAGCCATGGCCTGCAG GAGACCTGGTACTGGGACTCGGGGAATATAACAGAGCTGGTGATGAGTGGAGTGCGCTGCACAGGGACCGAGCTGTCCCTAGACCAATGTGCTCATCACAGCCCCCACATCACCTGCAAGAGGACAGGGACCCGCTTTACCGCTGGAGTCATCTGTTCTGAGA CTGCGTCCGATCTGCTGCTGCACTCGGCACTGGTACAGGAGACGGCCTACATCGAGGACCGGCCCCTTCACATGTTGTACTGTGCTGCCGAGGAGAACTGCCTGGCCAGCTCGGCCCGCTCAGCCAACTGGCCTTATGGCCACCGGCGTCTGCTCCGATTCTCCTCCCAGATCCACAACCTGGGACGCGCTGACTTCAGGCCTAAGGCTGGCCGCCACTCCTGGGTGTGGCACGAGTGTCATGG GCACTACCACAGTATGGACATCTTCACTCACTACGATATTCTGACCCCCAATGGCACCAAGGTGGCTGAGGGCCACAAAGCTAGTTTCTGTCTAGAAGATACTGAGTGTTATGAGG ATGTCGCCAAGAGGTATGAGTGCGCCAACTTTGGAGAGCAGGGCATCACTGTGGGTTGCTGGGATCTCTACCGGCATGACATCGACTGTCAGTGGATCGACATCACAGATGTGAAGCCAGGAAACTACATTCTACAG GTGGTCATCAACCCAAATTTTGAAGTAGCTGAGAGTGACTTCACCAACAACGCAATGAAATGTAACTGCAAATACGACGGACATCGCATCTGGGTGCACAACTGCCACATCG GTGATGCCTTCAGTGAAGAAGCCAACAAGAGATTTGAGCGCTACCCTGGCCAGACCAACAACCAGATCATCTAA